In the genome of Cellulosilyticum sp. I15G10I2, one region contains:
- a CDS encoding transketolase-like TK C-terminal-containing protein: VLPSNKVKRVAVEAATSFGWHKYTGFEGKIISIDTFGESAPADVIFKKHGFTTDNVVKAAKGIL, translated from the coding sequence CTGTATTACCATCAAATAAAGTAAAAAGAGTCGCGGTAGAAGCTGCAACCAGCTTTGGATGGCACAAATATACTGGTTTTGAAGGCAAAATCATTTCCATAGATACCTTTGGAGAATCAGCACCAGCTGATGTAATCTTTAAAAAACATGGTTTTACAACAGATAATGTTGTAAAGGCAGCTAAAGGAATATTATAA
- a CDS encoding LacI family DNA-binding transcriptional regulator gives MKTSIRQISKITGFSPATVSNALSGKRGVNKETAEKILEVAKERGYINETKITNIKFVIYKKSGEIISDTPFFSSLIEGVEMESRASGYKTIICNLDKGSEEFEHLLEQILNDSTSGILLLATELNEEDVKVFEKAVSPVVVVDSWYGKLNFDSVLINNTDSVHNAVDYLISKGHHEIGYLKSEFRIRNFTYRAQGYRRALIQKRIPINEEYQVILRPTMDGAYRDMDKYLNTNPKLPSAFVADNDIIALAAIKALKQHGYKIPRDISVIGFDDLPFCNISSPSLTTIRVFKQDMGRMAVKRLIDKMQHGSSIHTKTEICTEFIERDSVKELNSE, from the coding sequence TTGAAAACAAGTATAAGACAGATTAGTAAAATTACAGGGTTTTCCCCAGCAACAGTTTCTAACGCACTTAGCGGCAAAAGAGGCGTAAATAAAGAAACAGCAGAAAAAATTTTAGAGGTAGCAAAGGAAAGGGGGTATATAAACGAAACTAAGATTACTAATATAAAATTTGTGATTTATAAAAAAAGTGGTGAAATAATCTCAGATACACCCTTCTTTTCTTCTCTTATAGAAGGGGTTGAGATGGAGAGCAGAGCTTCAGGTTATAAAACAATCATATGTAATCTAGATAAGGGCAGCGAAGAATTTGAACATCTTTTAGAGCAAATTTTAAATGATTCTACTTCGGGTATATTACTACTTGCCACGGAGCTTAATGAAGAAGATGTTAAAGTATTTGAAAAAGCTGTTTCGCCTGTAGTTGTGGTTGATAGTTGGTATGGGAAATTAAATTTTGATTCTGTATTAATCAATAATACGGATTCTGTGCATAATGCAGTTGATTACTTGATTTCAAAGGGTCATCACGAAATTGGCTATCTTAAAAGTGAATTTCGCATTAGGAATTTTACTTACAGAGCCCAAGGTTATAGACGGGCACTTATTCAAAAAAGAATACCCATTAATGAGGAGTATCAAGTAATACTTAGGCCTACTATGGATGGGGCTTATAGAGATATGGATAAATATTTAAATACAAATCCAAAGCTGCCAAGTGCTTTTGTGGCAGATAATGATATTATAGCTCTTGCGGCAATTAAAGCACTTAAGCAGCATGGTTATAAAATTCCAAGGGATATTTCTGTTATTGGGTTTGACGATCTTCCTTTTTGCAATATCTCATCGCCAAGTCTTACAACAATTCGCGTATTTAAACAAGATATGGGACGTATGGCGGTTAAACGGCTTATTGATAAAATGCAGCATGGAAGCAGTATCCATACAAAAACTGAAATTTGTACTGAGTTTATAGAAAGAGATAGTGTAAAAGAATTAAACAGTGAGTAA
- a CDS encoding L-fucose/L-arabinose isomerase family protein — MSKLKIGFAPTRRFVFSKEDAHKYKNLIRKFMDGYDIDIVDIEDISEEGLLFDDTAMAYKIADKFTREKVDALFVPHCNFGTEDTVAKLCREVGKPVLLWGPRDEDPLEDGFRLRDSQCGLLATGSVLRRFNVPFTYIPNTAVDDPIFIRGFENFLRTANIVKAFNNIRILQISTRPAGFWSVICNEGELLERFNIQIFPISLKEIEMKTLEIEAASGAEVAAEVEKIKLAVDCTGAGEEQLRRVAALKLAMRFYVDKELCNCAAIQCWSALQDSLKIMPCLANALLTDEGIPVACETDIHGAISSVMAYAATMNQKAPFFADITVRHASNDNGELLFHCGNFPTSVTKCNCKTKFNTHFLFDGHEPGTHEGEIEGGEMTIVRFDGDHGNYQLFLGKARGIEGKFTRGTYVWVEVNDWLEWEDKLVTGPYIHHCSGVHQDVVPALYEACKYIPGLMPDPVDPKEPEIKAWLRGSI, encoded by the coding sequence ATGAGTAAATTGAAAATAGGCTTTGCCCCCACAAGAAGATTTGTATTTAGTAAAGAAGATGCTCATAAATATAAAAATTTAATAAGAAAATTCATGGATGGCTATGATATTGATATTGTGGACATCGAAGACATAAGTGAAGAAGGACTTTTGTTTGATGATACAGCCATGGCTTACAAAATTGCAGATAAATTTACTCGGGAAAAAGTAGATGCGCTATTTGTACCCCATTGCAACTTTGGAACAGAGGACACCGTAGCAAAACTATGCAGAGAGGTAGGAAAACCAGTTCTTCTTTGGGGACCAAGAGACGAAGATCCGCTCGAGGATGGGTTCCGTTTAAGAGATAGTCAATGCGGACTCTTAGCGACAGGCTCTGTCCTTAGAAGATTTAATGTGCCCTTTACATATATTCCAAATACAGCAGTTGATGATCCTATTTTTATAAGAGGATTTGAGAATTTCTTAAGAACGGCTAATATAGTAAAAGCTTTTAATAATATTAGAATATTGCAGATTTCAACAAGGCCTGCAGGTTTTTGGTCAGTTATTTGTAATGAAGGGGAATTACTGGAACGATTTAATATTCAGATCTTCCCAATAAGCTTAAAAGAAATTGAAATGAAGACATTGGAGATTGAAGCGGCTAGTGGCGCTGAAGTAGCAGCTGAAGTTGAAAAAATTAAGTTAGCTGTAGACTGCACAGGAGCTGGTGAAGAACAACTGAGAAGAGTGGCGGCTTTAAAACTCGCTATGCGGTTTTATGTTGACAAAGAACTTTGCAACTGCGCAGCTATACAGTGTTGGTCAGCACTGCAGGATAGTCTTAAAATTATGCCATGTCTTGCAAATGCACTTTTGACAGATGAGGGTATTCCGGTAGCCTGTGAAACAGATATTCACGGCGCAATTTCTTCTGTAATGGCTTATGCAGCAACGATGAATCAAAAAGCACCATTTTTTGCAGATATTACAGTAAGGCATGCTTCAAATGATAATGGAGAATTACTTTTTCATTGTGGGAACTTCCCTACAAGTGTTACAAAATGTAATTGTAAAACGAAGTTCAATACACATTTCTTATTTGATGGCCATGAACCAGGAACCCATGAAGGAGAGATTGAAGGCGGAGAAATGACCATTGTAAGATTTGATGGAGACCATGGCAATTATCAGCTCTTTTTAGGAAAAGCCAGAGGTATCGAAGGGAAGTTTACCCGTGGTACTTATGTGTGGGTTGAGGTAAATGATTGGTTGGAATGGGAAGATAAACTTGTAACAGGTCCTTATATCCATCATTGCAGTGGTGTACACCAAGATGTTGTACCGGCCTTATATGAAGCTTGCAAGTATATACCAGGTTTAATGCCAGATCCAGTAGATCCAAAAGAACCAGAAATTAAAGCATGGTTAAGAGGCAGTATCTAA
- a CDS encoding transketolase gives MENLKAKSYELRKDIWKMIYKAKTGHTGGDFSVCDILISLYYKHMNISPQMMHDPNRDRFILSKGHCVEAYYSVLADRGFFPKEDLETVSQYGSKYIGHPTNKVNGIEMNSGSLGHGLSVSVGMALAGKMDKKAYRVYTVMGDGELAEGSVWEGAMAAGHFKLDNLTAVIDRNRLQISGPTEEVMAQDSQDDRWKSFGWHVIHADGNDIDALDRAFTEAKNTKGKPTMIIADTIKGYGISFIENKVVWHHRVPTEDEFEQGIVELEERRLKEYE, from the coding sequence ATGGAAAACTTAAAAGCAAAATCTTATGAACTTAGAAAAGACATTTGGAAGATGATCTATAAAGCTAAAACAGGTCATACAGGCGGAGATTTTAGTGTATGTGATATTCTTATTAGTTTGTATTATAAGCACATGAATATTTCACCGCAGATGATGCATGACCCAAATCGTGATAGATTTATATTAAGTAAGGGTCACTGTGTTGAAGCATACTATAGTGTACTTGCAGACAGAGGGTTTTTTCCAAAAGAAGATTTAGAAACCGTATCCCAGTACGGGTCAAAATATATAGGGCATCCTACTAATAAAGTAAATGGCATTGAGATGAACTCAGGTTCTCTAGGTCATGGCCTTTCAGTTTCTGTAGGCATGGCTCTTGCAGGGAAAATGGATAAGAAAGCTTATCGTGTTTACACTGTTATGGGAGACGGCGAGCTGGCAGAAGGTTCTGTATGGGAAGGGGCTATGGCAGCAGGACATTTTAAGCTGGATAATTTAACAGCTGTTATTGATAGAAACAGACTGCAGATCTCAGGACCTACAGAGGAAGTGATGGCGCAAGACAGCCAAGATGACAGGTGGAAGAGTTTTGGCTGGCATGTGATTCATGCTGATGGCAATGATATAGATGCTCTTGATAGAGCTTTTACAGAAGCTAAAAATACAAAAGGCAAGCCCACTATGATTATAGCAGATACCATTAAAGGTTATGGTATTTCCTTTATAGAAAATAAAGTAGTCTGGCACCATAGAGTGCCTACAGAGGACGAATTTGAACAAGGCATAGTTGAGCTTGAAGAAAGGAGGCTTAAAGAGTATGAATAA
- a CDS encoding transketolase family protein gives MNKIPNRQVICEVLLEKAKEDKDIVVLCSDSRGSASLGPFTESYPEQFVEMGIAEQNLVSVSAGLAKCGKKSFAASPACFLSTRSMEQCKVDVAYSNANVKLIGISGGISYGALGMTHHSAQDIAALASIPNMRVYLPSDRFQTKVLIEALLQDDKPAYIRVGRNPVEDVYTDGNIPFKMDEAIVVSEGTDLTIIACGEMVKPAKDAAVLLKNMGIDVRVLDMYCVKPIDEKAVIRAAEETKAIITIEEHSGIGGMGSMVSQIVSSHHPKKVINLSLPDEPVITGKSQEVFDYYGLNTDGLVKAGMELINDEQ, from the coding sequence ATGAATAAGATACCTAATCGTCAAGTCATTTGTGAAGTGCTTCTTGAAAAGGCAAAAGAAGATAAAGATATAGTTGTGCTTTGCAGCGATTCAAGAGGATCGGCTTCCTTAGGACCCTTTACAGAGTCTTATCCTGAACAGTTTGTAGAAATGGGCATTGCAGAACAAAATTTAGTTTCTGTTAGTGCAGGTCTTGCTAAATGCGGAAAAAAATCTTTTGCAGCTTCACCTGCCTGTTTCCTTTCTACAAGAAGTATGGAGCAATGTAAGGTGGATGTCGCTTACTCCAATGCTAATGTAAAGCTAATAGGTATAAGTGGTGGGATAAGTTATGGAGCGCTTGGTATGACCCATCACTCGGCTCAAGATATTGCAGCACTTGCCTCTATACCTAATATGAGAGTTTATCTGCCAAGTGACAGATTTCAAACCAAAGTTTTAATAGAAGCCCTTCTTCAAGATGATAAACCAGCTTACATAAGAGTAGGGCGTAATCCTGTAGAAGACGTTTATACAGATGGAAACATACCTTTTAAGATGGATGAAGCAATTGTAGTATCAGAAGGAACTGACCTTACTATTATCGCTTGTGGAGAAATGGTGAAACCGGCAAAAGACGCAGCTGTTTTATTAAAAAACATGGGTATTGATGTAAGAGTACTGGATATGTATTGTGTTAAGCCAATAGATGAAAAAGCGGTAATACGAGCAGCAGAAGAAACAAAAGCAATTATTACCATTGAAGAACATTCTGGTATTGGCGGGATGGGCTCTATGGTGAGTCAAATTGTATCATCACATCATCCTAAAAAAGTCATTAATCTTTCGCTGCCTGATGAACCGGTTATTACAGGCAAATCTCAAGAAGTGTTTGATTATTATGGATTAAATACAGATGGACTTGTAAAAGCAGGTATGGAGTTGATAAATGATGAGCAGTAA
- a CDS encoding FGGY-family carbohydrate kinase gives MSSKYILAIDQSTSGTKALLLDAEGNIIERSDLPHKQIIDAKGWVEHDPVEIFNNTIKVVKMVVEKARIDKEAIIGVGISNQRETAVVWDKETSEPEYNAIVWQCARGEAICNQIAKDGNKDLVKRRTGLHLSPYFSAAKISWVLRNITSAEKKRKERKLLAGTMDSFLVYKLTDGEAFKTDYSNASRTQLFNIVDLKWDQEVCDLFDIDITMLAEVCDSDTNFGETDFAGYLSKKIPIHAVFGDSHGALFGQGCLDKGMIKATYGTGSSIMMNIGHHPVFSEKGVVTSLAWGIDGKVSYVLEGNINYTGAVLKWITDDLKLIHSPAESERYAKEANQEDKTYLVPAFTGLGAPYWDSQATGHICGMTRTTGRAELVKAAVECIAYQIADIVKVMSEESKIAINELRVDGGPTKNKYLMQFQSDILDIPVQVPSIEELSGAGTAYAAGIALGLYNKTQLFERMKRIKFSPEMEADKREERYNGWKKAVGLVLTRDEMQ, from the coding sequence ATGAGCAGTAAATACATATTAGCTATTGACCAAAGTACTTCAGGGACAAAAGCTTTGCTTTTAGATGCAGAGGGAAACATCATTGAAAGAAGTGATTTGCCTCACAAACAGATTATTGATGCTAAAGGTTGGGTAGAACATGATCCTGTAGAGATCTTTAATAATACAATTAAGGTTGTCAAAATGGTCGTCGAGAAAGCTCGGATTGATAAAGAAGCAATCATTGGGGTAGGCATCAGCAATCAAAGAGAAACGGCTGTGGTTTGGGATAAGGAGACAAGTGAACCTGAGTATAATGCAATTGTTTGGCAGTGCGCAAGAGGAGAAGCAATATGTAATCAAATTGCAAAAGATGGTAATAAGGATTTAGTTAAAAGGCGTACAGGATTACATCTTTCTCCCTATTTTTCAGCTGCAAAAATCAGTTGGGTTCTGAGAAATATAACAAGTGCAGAGAAAAAAAGAAAAGAAAGAAAACTCTTAGCTGGTACGATGGATAGTTTTTTAGTGTATAAGCTGACAGATGGGGAAGCTTTTAAAACAGATTACTCTAATGCATCCAGGACTCAACTGTTTAACATAGTGGATTTGAAGTGGGATCAAGAAGTTTGTGATTTATTTGATATTGATATTACTATGCTTGCTGAAGTTTGTGACTCTGATACAAATTTCGGAGAAACAGATTTTGCTGGCTATTTAAGTAAAAAAATTCCAATACATGCAGTATTTGGTGATTCGCATGGTGCTTTATTTGGGCAGGGATGTCTGGATAAGGGAATGATTAAGGCTACTTATGGTACAGGATCTTCGATTATGATGAATATTGGACATCATCCTGTTTTCAGTGAGAAGGGAGTTGTTACTTCTCTTGCATGGGGAATAGATGGCAAAGTAAGCTATGTACTAGAAGGTAACATTAATTATACAGGTGCCGTTTTAAAGTGGATAACGGATGATTTAAAGCTTATTCACTCACCGGCAGAGTCTGAGAGGTATGCAAAAGAAGCAAACCAAGAAGACAAAACTTACCTTGTACCCGCTTTTACAGGTCTTGGGGCGCCGTACTGGGATAGTCAAGCAACTGGGCATATATGTGGTATGACAAGAACGACGGGAAGGGCAGAGCTTGTGAAAGCTGCAGTAGAATGCATTGCTTATCAGATTGCAGATATTGTTAAGGTTATGAGCGAAGAATCTAAAATAGCCATTAATGAACTAAGAGTAGATGGAGGTCCGACTAAGAATAAGTATTTAATGCAGTTCCAAAGTGATATATTAGATATTCCTGTACAAGTTCCAAGTATAGAAGAACTTTCAGGAGCAGGTACCGCATATGCTGCAGGCATTGCGCTTGGACTTTACAATAAAACGCAGCTATTTGAACGGATGAAGCGGATAAAATTTTCACCTGAAATGGAAGCTGACAAACGAGAAGAACGTTATAATGGGTGGAAAAAAGCAGTGGGCTTAGTACTTACAAGAGATGAAATGCAATAA
- a CDS encoding D-ribose ABC transporter substrate-binding protein, with protein MKISKKVTTIFLAAAMAATLFTGCGAKTEPTSTPAAEPAKQAEAPKQEATAKEAPAGEATLKGGGSNLMVIITPSHDNPFFKTEADAAAEKAKELGYEVLVVSHDDDPTKQSQLFDTAIAQKAAAIICDNAGADATVAAVKKAKDAGIPTFLIDREINETGVAISQIVANNYQGAKLVAEKFVEAMGEKGKYAELLGKESDTNAGVRSSGFHEVIDQYPDLVMVTQQTANWSQTEAFEKMETILQSNPDIKGVICGNDTMAMGAAAAIKSAGLKDVIIAGFDGSDDVRDEIIAGNITATGLQQAFLIAQMAVEQADKYLKTGSTGLDEKQLVDCVLIDSSNAANLSNFKLK; from the coding sequence ATGAAAATTTCTAAGAAAGTAACTACAATTTTTTTAGCAGCTGCTATGGCTGCAACATTATTTACAGGATGTGGCGCAAAAACAGAACCAACAAGTACGCCAGCAGCTGAACCAGCAAAACAAGCAGAAGCACCAAAACAAGAAGCAACAGCCAAAGAAGCACCAGCAGGAGAAGCAACATTAAAAGGAGGGGGTTCTAACTTAATGGTTATTATTACACCTTCTCATGATAATCCATTCTTTAAAACAGAAGCAGATGCAGCAGCAGAAAAAGCAAAAGAGCTTGGTTATGAAGTTTTAGTTGTATCCCATGATGATGATCCAACAAAGCAATCACAATTATTTGATACAGCCATTGCACAAAAAGCAGCAGCTATTATTTGTGATAATGCAGGAGCTGATGCAACAGTAGCAGCAGTTAAAAAAGCAAAGGATGCAGGAATACCTACATTCCTTATTGATAGAGAGATTAACGAAACAGGGGTTGCTATTTCTCAGATTGTTGCTAATAACTATCAAGGGGCTAAACTTGTAGCAGAAAAATTTGTAGAAGCTATGGGTGAAAAAGGCAAATATGCGGAGCTTCTAGGAAAAGAATCAGATACTAATGCAGGTGTAAGATCATCAGGGTTCCATGAAGTTATTGATCAATATCCAGATCTTGTAATGGTAACACAACAAACAGCAAACTGGAGCCAAACGGAAGCTTTTGAAAAAATGGAAACCATTTTACAATCTAATCCGGATATAAAAGGTGTTATTTGTGGAAACGATACAATGGCAATGGGAGCAGCAGCAGCAATCAAATCAGCAGGGCTTAAAGATGTTATAATTGCCGGTTTTGACGGAAGTGATGATGTAAGAGATGAAATAATAGCAGGAAATATCACTGCTACAGGACTTCAACAAGCCTTTTTAATTGCACAGATGGCAGTAGAACAAGCAGATAAGTATTTAAAAACTGGAAGCACTGGTTTAGATGAAAAACAGCTTGTTGATTGTGTCTTAATTGATAGCTCAAATGCTGCAAATCTTAGCAATTTCAAACTTAAATAA
- a CDS encoding DUF2291 domain-containing protein: MKKRILIAVFISMILSFYTTGCVKIIKQGEEAALINESSFDAVSNVADIWESVALPELQGKAVELSQFLTEAKGDMMSLADQYGKRTQGTEGAVSFTVKGLARVDSVFTESAAGYMLISVDGYTGAEVIKLQTGTVFKGTAVRDSLDIIKFNDYKNQVDYAAVSTSIHGKIKETVYGDMDVTSLTGKQIEFVGCFTFSKNEELIITPVLMTVK; encoded by the coding sequence ATGAAAAAAAGAATTTTGATCGCAGTGTTTATAAGCATGATTTTATCATTTTATACGACCGGATGTGTGAAAATTATAAAGCAAGGAGAAGAAGCTGCTCTAATTAATGAAAGTAGTTTTGATGCTGTAAGTAATGTAGCGGATATTTGGGAGTCTGTGGCACTTCCTGAACTTCAAGGGAAGGCTGTAGAACTCAGTCAATTTTTAACAGAGGCTAAAGGAGATATGATGTCTTTAGCTGATCAGTATGGTAAAAGAACTCAAGGAACAGAGGGAGCTGTCAGTTTTACAGTTAAGGGACTTGCACGGGTTGACTCTGTATTTACAGAATCAGCAGCTGGATATATGCTCATTTCTGTTGATGGGTATACTGGAGCTGAGGTTATTAAACTTCAGACAGGTACAGTATTTAAAGGAACAGCAGTAAGGGATTCTCTAGATATCATTAAATTTAACGATTATAAAAATCAAGTAGATTATGCTGCTGTTTCAACCAGTATTCACGGAAAGATCAAAGAAACTGTATACGGAGACATGGATGTTACCTCACTAACAGGAAAACAAATTGAATTTGTAGGATGTTTTACATTCAGTAAAAATGAGGAACTTATTATTACACCTGTTTTAATGACAGTTAAATAG
- a CDS encoding sugar ABC transporter ATP-binding protein, producing MKSQTKNITKPEVCLVAKDIDQIYPGTKALDNVSFEIKTGKVTVLIGENGAGKSTLMKIIAGIEAPSSGKIFMGDKEISFKDTIEARAHGIGIIHQELSLFPNLTVYQNIFMANEKTKAKFCIDNKTHIELTDKILARLEHPINANTLVGDLRVGQQQMIEIARNLIQDDLKILIMDEPTSSLSEQEVEVLFKIMRELKEEGISIVYISHRLEEIMRIGDYVTILRDGKIVAEAEVPDIDIPWIVKQMTGEGKSYPKKLRHIDWDSQEVVLDVKNLKLPKRGGGYLLNNLSFNLKQGEILGIYGLMGAGRTEVFECLMGLRPEHTGEVTLQGEIIDINTISEQIDRGFALVPEDRQREGLVQTMSIGKNITLSSLKNYVKGIFINKKKEDTSIYEQIKDIHIKAPNKDLPILSLSGGNQQKVVIGKGILTNPKILLLDEPSRGIDIGAKTEVFDIINQYAERGLSIIVISSELKEIIAIADRILVLSNGVKTAELINQDVTEDNLVLASYKGHGICQGA from the coding sequence ATGAAAAGTCAAACTAAAAATATAACAAAGCCTGAGGTTTGTTTAGTTGCAAAAGATATTGATCAGATTTATCCTGGCACAAAAGCCTTAGACAATGTTTCTTTTGAAATAAAAACAGGAAAAGTTACGGTATTGATCGGAGAAAATGGTGCGGGAAAGTCTACTCTTATGAAAATTATTGCAGGGATCGAAGCGCCATCATCAGGCAAAATATTTATGGGTGATAAGGAAATCTCATTTAAAGATACTATAGAGGCAAGAGCCCATGGTATTGGTATCATACATCAAGAATTAAGTTTATTTCCTAATCTAACAGTCTATCAAAATATATTTATGGCTAATGAAAAAACAAAAGCTAAATTTTGTATTGATAATAAAACACATATTGAACTGACAGATAAGATTCTTGCAAGGCTTGAACACCCTATAAATGCAAATACTTTGGTGGGAGATCTTAGAGTAGGACAGCAACAGATGATTGAGATTGCTAGAAATCTTATTCAGGACGATCTTAAGATTTTAATTATGGATGAACCAACATCGTCACTTAGTGAACAGGAGGTAGAAGTTTTATTTAAGATTATGAGGGAGTTAAAAGAAGAAGGAATTTCTATTGTTTATATTTCCCATCGTTTAGAAGAAATTATGAGAATCGGAGATTATGTAACTATCTTAAGAGATGGTAAAATTGTAGCTGAAGCAGAGGTGCCTGATATAGATATCCCTTGGATTGTAAAACAAATGACAGGAGAAGGTAAATCTTATCCTAAGAAGCTAAGACATATAGATTGGGACAGTCAAGAAGTAGTTTTAGATGTTAAAAATTTAAAGCTTCCTAAAAGAGGGGGGGGCTACTTATTGAATAATCTAAGCTTCAACCTAAAACAAGGAGAAATTCTTGGTATTTATGGACTTATGGGTGCTGGGCGTACAGAGGTTTTTGAGTGTCTTATGGGGCTTAGGCCAGAACATACAGGTGAAGTTACTCTACAGGGAGAAATAATAGATATAAACACAATCTCTGAACAAATAGACAGAGGTTTTGCTTTAGTTCCAGAGGATAGGCAAAGGGAAGGGCTTGTTCAGACTATGAGTATTGGTAAAAATATTACCCTTTCTAGTTTGAAGAACTATGTTAAAGGTATCTTTATTAATAAGAAAAAAGAAGATACAAGCATTTATGAACAAATTAAAGATATACATATTAAAGCACCCAATAAAGACCTACCTATTCTTTCACTTTCAGGAGGCAACCAACAAAAGGTAGTTATCGGAAAAGGCATTTTAACAAATCCCAAAATTCTTCTTCTTGATGAGCCAAGTAGAGGGATTGATATAGGTGCTAAAACAGAAGTTTTTGATATTATTAATCAATATGCGGAAAGAGGCTTATCTATTATTGTTATTTCTTCAGAACTCAAAGAAATAATAGCAATTGCAGATAGAATTTTAGTGCTATCTAATGGTGTTAAAACCGCAGAACTCATTAATCAAGATGTGACAGAAGACAATTTGGTATTAGCTTCTTATAAAGGACACGGTATATGCCAAGGGGCCTAA
- a CDS encoding ABC transporter permease, whose protein sequence is MTNIALSKKTNSNTSLGMLLLKGRTFIVLILLTIFFSFASPAFLTTANLLLIAKHVAIYGILSIGMTYVIITGGIDLSVGAVVGLSGMIAGGLINEGLSMFGYTLYFNVPAIILITVICGALIGSLNGFLITRFKVAPFIATLGIMYVARGAAMLRSGGKTFSNIVGKEVLGNTGFEVLGRNVFNVPIGAIILAVIAVLAGIVLKKTPFGWHVFSIGGNEKAAKLSGVKVNRVKILVYIFSGVCSAVVGLIAASQLIAAHPATGESWEMNAIAAAVLGGTSMAGGIGTIGGTIVGAFVIGVINDGMVMCGVSEFWQMVIKGLVIIFAVIIDQFQRNLQAKMALQQRNENK, encoded by the coding sequence ATGACGAATATAGCATTATCAAAGAAAACCAACTCGAATACTTCACTCGGTATGCTTCTTTTAAAAGGAAGAACCTTTATCGTTTTAATTCTACTTACGATATTTTTTAGTTTTGCAAGTCCTGCATTTTTAACTACAGCTAATTTACTGCTTATTGCAAAGCATGTTGCCATATACGGTATCTTAAGCATTGGGATGACCTATGTTATTATTACGGGAGGAATAGATCTATCGGTAGGTGCAGTTGTAGGTCTAAGTGGTATGATAGCAGGAGGCCTTATTAATGAAGGCCTATCTATGTTTGGATATACCTTATATTTTAATGTCCCAGCTATTATTTTGATTACCGTTATATGTGGTGCTTTAATTGGATCTCTTAATGGCTTCTTAATCACTCGGTTTAAAGTAGCCCCTTTTATTGCAACACTCGGTATTATGTACGTAGCGAGAGGAGCAGCCATGCTGCGTTCAGGTGGAAAAACCTTTTCAAATATTGTAGGGAAAGAGGTTCTTGGAAATACAGGGTTTGAAGTACTAGGCAGAAATGTTTTTAATGTTCCTATTGGGGCAATTATTTTAGCAGTTATTGCAGTATTAGCAGGAATTGTTTTAAAGAAAACACCTTTTGGATGGCATGTTTTTTCTATAGGAGGTAATGAAAAAGCAGCCAAACTATCTGGCGTTAAAGTGAATAGGGTCAAAATTTTAGTTTATATTTTCTCAGGTGTATGTTCTGCCGTAGTAGGACTTATAGCTGCTTCACAGCTTATAGCTGCTCATCCTGCAACAGGTGAGTCGTGGGAAATGAATGCGATTGCTGCAGCAGTACTTGGGGGTACTTCAATGGCCGGCGGGATTGGAACCATAGGGGGGACCATTGTAGGGGCCTTTGTAATAGGAGTCATTAATGATGGGATGGTTATGTGTGGGGTGTCTGAGTTCTGGCAGATGGTTATTAAGGGATTAGTTATTATCTTTGCCGTTATTATTGACCAGTTTCAGCGCAACCTTCAGGCTAAAATGGCACTTCAGCAACGTAACGAAAACAAATAA
- the rbsD gene encoding D-ribose pyranase: MKKKGILNSQLAAYIAALGHKDMFLIGDAGMPIPKGIPMVDLAVIGGVPTFKQVLDAVLEETEVEFYYLAEEILENNPILNQYISEKLNGLKFERMPHTQFKEMTKQVKFAVRTGEFTPYPNIILTAGVAF; encoded by the coding sequence ATGAAGAAGAAGGGGATTTTAAATAGTCAGTTAGCTGCATATATTGCGGCACTTGGGCATAAAGATATGTTTCTTATTGGCGATGCAGGCATGCCTATACCTAAGGGGATTCCAATGGTTGATTTAGCGGTCATTGGCGGCGTGCCAACTTTTAAACAAGTATTAGATGCGGTGCTCGAAGAAACGGAGGTTGAATTTTACTATTTGGCAGAGGAGATTTTAGAAAACAATCCAATTTTAAATCAATATATCAGTGAAAAATTGAATGGCTTAAAGTTTGAAAGGATGCCACATACTCAGTTTAAAGAAATGACTAAACAAGTTAAGTTTGCAGTTAGAACAGGGGAGTTTACGCCTTATCCTAATATTATTCTAACAGCAGGGGTTGCTTTTTAG